The following coding sequences are from one Cytophagia bacterium CHB2 window:
- a CDS encoding amidohydrolase, producing MPRDLSCHFKKTRPLANHVLPTAVLIVLINTCVAYTQIAPTEGLRDNTPKVHALINARIVPAPGQVIEKGAVIVRDGVIVAAGAQVTPPADARVWDYTAKTIYPGFIETYSNLGLPAAPPPTRGQAGGGQTERRTEERRGPRHWNPLMRADDSAEEMFQPDAKKAQALRELGFCAALTAPAKGIFRGASALISLGEEAANRGILKPNVAQHLAFETATFQDGGYPNSVMGSISFIRQTFLDAKWYEAAMTAYRKNPAQTRPEESPALAALFEAANSRQPVIIEVNDDLNFMRALKIAKEFNLNMIVRGSGHEYRQLDRVKAAGVTLILPLDFPEKPNVETPEDALEVTLEELQHWDMAPANAHWLQQAGVSFALSTTKLKKESDFPGRVREAIKRGLPESAALAALTTIPAKIVGEENRLGSIASGKVANLVVTDGNLFAEKTSILDVWIDGSRHEIKKPAAVDLRGTWEITLTNAAGTIQSYKLNLKGTPEKLSGDIAKDATKANLTKAQLDDKKVALVFKGDSLGHAGVIRLSGFAEAGALQGNGELADGSAVSWSAKQTAPFEEKSSEKIKAAAAPAVLKKVYPFGGYGRSSAPEQPQTVLVRGATIWTSGPQGKLEDADMLIKAGKIAQIGKSLTAPAGAMIIDAKGKHVTPGLIDAHSHSAASSINESGQAVTSEVGIEDVINPTSINIYQQLAGGLTVAHVMHGSANPIGGKNQTMKWRWGADAEGLKFVEAPPTIKFALGENVKRSNSSQPSSRYPATRMGVEQIISDRFKAARDYEKEWNTFNAAKKNAVAAIPPRRDLELETLVEILNGKRFIHCHSYRQDEILMLIRLADEFGFKVGTFQHVLEGYKVADAISTHGAAASCFSDWWAYKFEVYDAIPHNGAMMHKQGIVVSFNSDSGELARRMNLEAAKAVKYGNVPEEEALKFVTLNPAIQLKVDHLVGSLEAGKHADFAIWNGSPLSTYSMCEQTWIEGRKYFDREEDLRMRAEVEKERAALIQKVLMEKEESAKDSPREAKKPTD from the coding sequence ATGCCACGTGACCTCAGTTGCCACTTTAAGAAAACCCGGCCGCTGGCAAATCATGTTTTGCCGACTGCGGTTCTCATCGTCCTCATCAACACCTGCGTTGCCTATACGCAAATTGCGCCGACCGAGGGTTTACGCGACAATACGCCCAAAGTGCATGCCCTCATCAACGCCAGAATCGTCCCGGCGCCTGGACAAGTAATCGAAAAAGGCGCAGTGATCGTGCGCGACGGTGTGATCGTGGCCGCCGGCGCGCAAGTGACGCCGCCGGCAGATGCGCGCGTATGGGATTACACCGCCAAGACTATTTATCCTGGTTTCATTGAAACCTATTCGAATCTCGGGTTGCCGGCAGCGCCTCCTCCCACTCGCGGCCAGGCCGGCGGCGGTCAAACGGAACGCCGCACCGAAGAACGGCGCGGGCCGCGGCATTGGAATCCCCTGATGCGCGCCGATGACAGCGCCGAAGAAATGTTTCAACCGGATGCCAAGAAAGCGCAAGCGCTGCGCGAGTTGGGATTTTGTGCGGCATTAACCGCACCGGCCAAAGGCATTTTCCGCGGCGCCAGCGCACTGATCAGTTTGGGCGAAGAAGCGGCGAATCGCGGCATCCTCAAACCCAACGTGGCGCAGCATCTCGCTTTCGAAACCGCCACGTTTCAGGACGGTGGCTATCCCAATTCCGTCATGGGCAGCATTTCATTCATCCGCCAAACGTTTTTGGATGCGAAATGGTATGAAGCGGCGATGACGGCTTATCGCAAGAATCCCGCGCAAACGCGCCCGGAAGAAAGTCCCGCACTCGCGGCTTTGTTCGAAGCGGCGAACAGCCGGCAGCCGGTGATCATCGAAGTGAACGATGATTTGAATTTCATGCGCGCATTGAAAATCGCGAAAGAATTCAATCTCAACATGATCGTGCGCGGCAGCGGCCATGAATATCGCCAGTTGGATCGCGTGAAAGCCGCGGGCGTCACGCTGATTTTACCGCTCGATTTCCCGGAGAAACCCAACGTCGAAACGCCGGAAGATGCGCTGGAAGTTACACTCGAGGAATTGCAACATTGGGATATGGCGCCGGCGAATGCGCATTGGCTGCAACAAGCCGGCGTAAGTTTTGCGTTGAGCACCACCAAACTCAAAAAGGAATCAGATTTTCCCGGGCGCGTGCGCGAAGCCATCAAACGCGGCTTGCCGGAGAGCGCCGCACTGGCGGCATTGACGACGATTCCCGCGAAAATCGTGGGTGAAGAAAATCGTTTGGGCAGCATTGCCTCGGGTAAAGTTGCGAATCTCGTTGTCACCGACGGCAATTTGTTTGCCGAAAAAACTTCGATTTTGGATGTTTGGATCGACGGCAGCCGCCATGAAATCAAGAAGCCGGCGGCAGTTGATTTGCGCGGCACGTGGGAAATCACACTGACCAATGCTGCGGGCACGATTCAATCTTATAAGCTCAATCTCAAAGGCACGCCGGAGAAATTGAGCGGCGACATTGCTAAAGACGCGACAAAGGCCAATCTCACCAAAGCACAACTCGATGACAAGAAAGTTGCGTTGGTTTTCAAAGGCGACTCGCTCGGCCATGCCGGTGTGATCCGGCTTTCGGGTTTCGCTGAAGCCGGCGCATTGCAAGGCAACGGCGAGCTGGCCGACGGCTCTGCGGTTTCGTGGAGCGCGAAACAAACCGCGCCGTTTGAAGAAAAATCTTCGGAGAAAATCAAGGCGGCCGCAGCGCCTGCGGTTTTGAAGAAAGTTTATCCCTTTGGCGGCTATGGCCGCAGCAGCGCGCCCGAGCAGCCGCAAACCGTTTTGGTGCGCGGGGCAACGATTTGGACCAGCGGCCCGCAGGGCAAACTCGAAGACGCGGATATGCTGATCAAAGCCGGTAAAATCGCGCAAATCGGCAAGAGCTTGACGGCGCCTGCCGGCGCGATGATTATCGATGCGAAAGGCAAACATGTCACGCCCGGCTTGATCGATGCGCATTCACATTCCGCCGCTTCGTCGATCAATGAATCTGGCCAGGCGGTGACCTCGGAAGTCGGCATCGAAGATGTGATTAATCCCACCAGCATCAACATCTATCAGCAACTTGCCGGCGGGCTGACGGTTGCACATGTGATGCATGGCTCCGCAAATCCGATTGGCGGAAAAAATCAAACCATGAAATGGCGCTGGGGCGCGGATGCCGAAGGATTGAAATTCGTCGAAGCGCCGCCGACCATAAAATTCGCGCTGGGCGAAAACGTCAAGCGCAGCAACAGCTCGCAGCCTTCGAGCCGTTATCCCGCCACGCGCATGGGCGTTGAGCAAATCATCAGTGATCGTTTCAAAGCCGCGCGCGATTATGAGAAGGAGTGGAACACATTCAACGCCGCCAAGAAAAATGCGGTCGCGGCCATCCCGCCGCGCCGCGATTTGGAGCTGGAAACGCTGGTTGAAATCTTGAACGGCAAGCGCTTCATTCATTGCCATTCTTACCGCCAGGACGAAATTTTAATGCTCATTCGCCTGGCGGATGAGTTCGGCTTCAAAGTCGGAACGTTCCAACACGTGCTGGAAGGGTATAAAGTCGCGGATGCCATCAGCACGCACGGCGCGGCGGCCTCGTGTTTCAGCGATTGGTGGGCGTACAAGTTCGAAGTGTACGATGCCATTCCGCACAATGGCGCGATGATGCACAAGCAGGGCATCGTAGTTTCGTTCAACTCGGATAGCGGCGAGTTGGCGCGGCGCATGAATCTCGAAGCGGCAAAAGCAGTGAAATACGGCAATGTGCCCGAGGAAGAAGCGCTGAAGTTCGTCACGCTGAATCCTGCGATTCAACTCAAAGTCGATCATCTTGTCGGCTCGCTCGAAGCCGGCAAACACGCGGATTTCGCGATTTGGAACGGCTCGCCGCTGTCAACCTATTCGATGTGCGAGCAGACGTGGATCGAGGGCCGCAAGTATTTCGATCGTGAGGAAGATCTCCGCATGCGAGCGGAAGTCGAAAAAGAACGCGCTGCGTTGATCCAAAAAGTTTTGATGGAAAAAGAAGAGAGCGCCAAAGATAGTCCGCGCGAGGCAAAGAAACCCACGGATTGA